In a genomic window of Punica granatum isolate Tunisia-2019 chromosome 6, ASM765513v2, whole genome shotgun sequence:
- the LOC116209995 gene encoding F-box/kelch-repeat protein At1g23390, with protein MAADQGFTGEVPIHGDVLELLLSYVPLVDLVPAAHVSRSWRRAVAASLRHFKRAKPWLLVHTQGRCSGCPSSTYAYDPRSGIWIEVVDAWRPPVNLASAVRSSHSTLLYALSPSRFSFSFDPLNLKWHHVQAPVVWRTDPVVALVGHHIVVAGGACDFEDDPLSVETYDLRTGAWSACQSMPAILKDSCSSAWLSVAADRRRMYVTEKVSGLTHSYHPEARAWYGPYYLRPDSSVYYSVIAFSGHRLILVGLIGSSENFESLKLWEVSSDLQDIDEIAEIPAELGEKLKDQYTGVPSITVRAAGNFVYMHSPERPENVVWCEVAARGGRSEWGWGRNAAIGEKNWLERMVFTCASVGVAELETAVAAGNRRFRVKETPSSI; from the coding sequence ATGGCCGCTGACCAAGGATTCACCGGCGAGGTTCCCATTCACGGTGATGTCCTCGAGCTCTTGCTCTCGTACGTGCCGCTGGTCGACCTCGTCCCCGCCGCGCACGTGTCAAGGTCCTGGAGGCGCGCCGTCGCCGCCTCCCTCCGGCACTTCAAGCGCGCCAAGCCTTGGCTCCTGGTCCACACCCAGGGCCGCTGCTCTGGCTGCCCCTCCTCCACCTACGCCTACGACCCCCGCTCGGGGATATGGATTGAGGTGGTGGACGCATGGCGGCCGCCGGTGAACCTCGCCTCCGCCGTCCGGTCGTCGCACTCGACGCTCCTCTACGCGCTCTCCCCCTCGCGGTTCTCCTTCTCGTTCGACCCGCTCAACCTCAAGTGGCACCACGTGCAGGCCCCGGTGGTCTGGCGCACGGACCCCGTCGTGGCCCTGGTCGGCCACCACATCGTCGTGGCTGGCGGCGCATGCGACTTCGAGGACGACCCCCTCTCCGTTGAGACCTACGACCTGAGGACTGGCGCGTGGAGCGCGTGCCAGTCCATGCCCGCCATCCTCAAGGACTCCTGCTCGTCCGCGTGGCTCTCGGTCGCCGCGGACCGCCGCCGGATGTACGTCACCGAGAAGGTCTCCGGTTTGACCCACTCGTACCATCCCGAGGCGCGGGCCTGGTACGGGCCGTACTACCTGAGGCCCGACTCGAGTGTCTATTACTCCGTCATCGCTTTCTCCGGCCACCGGTTGATCCTGGTCGGCCTCATTGGGAGCTCGGAGAACTTCGAGAGCCTGAAACTGTGGGAAGTCAGCTCCGATCTGCAGGACATCGATGAGATTGCCGAGATTCCGGCGGAGCTCGGGGAGAAGCTGAAGGACCAGTACACCGGCGTGCCTTCGATAACGGTCCGTGCGGCGGGCAATTTCGTGTACATGCACAGCCCGGAGAGGCCGGAGAACGTGGTGTGGTGCGAGGTGGCGGCGCGCGGGGGGCGGAGCGAGTGGGGTTGGGGGAGGAACGCTGCAATTGGCGAGAAGAACTGGTTGGAGAGGATGGTGTTTACATGTGCAAGCGTCGGGGTGGCCGAGCTGGAGACGGCGGTAGCGGCGGGGAACCGGAGATTTCGGGTGAAGGAGACGCCGTCATCGATCTAA